Genomic segment of Chitinophagales bacterium:
TGGAATCAGGAGTTATCCGCTCCTATTCTCTGAGTGCAGATCGCAGCAGACTTTCTATGGTCTTCAATGCAGATCATTCAGATAAAGTACAGGAAATATTACAAGAATTTAAGCTCTACGAATATTTCGATACCACTGTCACAGAGTTGTTTTTCTACAAAGAAGCTCCTGAACAACTCCCCGCCATTTCACTAAACTGATATGTTTGAAGCAAAGTCTTATCCAAGAGCAGCACTGATCGGCAATCCTTCCGATGGCTATTTTGGAAAGTGCATTGCTTTTGTGTTTTCTGATTTTTCGGCCAATGTAAAAGCTGAAGTAGGGGAAAGCTGGCAAATCATATCGCCCGCTGAAGAAGAACAATTTCCTACAATTGAAATACTGAATCAAAGCATCAGGGAGTATGGCTATTTTGGAGGAAAGCCATTGATGTTGGCGAGCTTAAAAGTCTTTACTGATTTTGCAAAAAAACAGAATTGGAAACTGCCCGATACTGCACTCAGTATAAAATACAGTTCTGATATTCCCTTGAGAGTGGGACTTGCAGGTTCCAGTGCATTGATCACAGCCTTGTTTCGCGTTTTGCTTCAATGGGCCGATAAAGAAATTGCACCGACAGTACTTGCCAATTTGGTACTATCAGTAGAAAAAGAGGAGCTGGGAATTGGTGCAGGACTTCAAGATCGAGTAGCTCAGGCCTACGAACATCCTGTTTTTATGGATTTTGATAAATCCATTATGGAAAAACAGGGCTTTGGCCAATACCACAAAATCAAGCTGGATACTATACAAGACTGTCTTTTCATTGTTTATTCACAAGAACTTTCAGAAGGTTCAGAAGTAGTTCACAATACTTTCCAAAAGGATTTCAGCAACAATAAACCCGAAGCACTCCGGGCGATTGAAAGTTGGAAATCCATTGCCGATGCGTTTTATTCTGCGCTGCAAACGGGAAACAATGCAAGACTTGCTGAGCTAATGAATGAAAATTTCAAGCTTAGGGAAAAGGTAATGCCGCTGCAAAAAGCACAGGTAAAGCTGGTGAAAAAAGTAAGCGCTACCGGAGTGGCAGCAAAATTCTGTGGTTCAGGCGGGGCTGTACTCGCCCTTGCAGATTCGCCAGAAGCAAGAGACTATTGCTGCGATCAATTAAGGGCTGAAGGGCTTGCGGTGATAAAACCACAAATTGTATATTCGCAGGCATGAGCGATCTACTTCGAAAAGCAGTTATCCCCATTGCCGGTTTTGGCATAAGAATGCTCCCATTAAGCAAAGCAGTTCCTAAGGAATTGCTCCCCATAAACGGACTTCCTGTTGTGCATCATGTAGTTGCAGAAGCCGTAGCTTCGGGTTGTGAGCAAATCCTTTTCATCAGCAGGCCGGGCAAAAGGGCCGTTGAAAATTACTTCAGGGAAGATCCCGCATTGGAAAAGATACTTGCTGAAAAAGGACAGCTCCATTTACTTGAATCATTGATTGAGCTCCGCAGTAGGTTTGAGCTTAAAGTGATTGACCAGGAAAAACAAAACGGGTTGGGCGATGCCATTGCCTGTGCAAAGGATTTTGTGGGAAACGATCATTTTGCCGTATTGCTGGGCGATGCCATTTTGTACAGCGATGAACATTCTGTTTTAAGCCAAATGCTCGATGTTCACAAGCAACACCATGCATCGGTAATTGCAGTGGAAGAGGTGCCAATGGAAAAAGTCAGTAAGTATGGAATAGTGGGCGGACTCCACATGGACAGCAAACTTGTAGATGTAAACAAGCTGGTAGAAAAACCTTCACCTGAAGACAGCCCCTCAAACCTTGCTGTAGCTGCGAGGTATATTTTATCCCCTGCCATTTTTGACTATTTAGAAAAAACAGGAAAAGGGAAAGGCGGAGAATTACAAATCAGTGATGCATTGCACAAAATGGCGCAATCCCATAAAATAATGGCCTTGAAATTCGCTGGAAAAAGACTGGATATTGGCAATCCCAAAGATTTTCTCGAGGCCAATAATTATTTGCACGCTACAAGAAACAGAAA
This window contains:
- a CDS encoding muconolactone Delta-isomerase family protein: MKQFLIDIQLPINISENFIKQIPDQHEQIEQMMESGVIRSYSLSADRSRLSMVFNADHSDKVQEILQEFKLYEYFDTTVTELFFYKEAPEQLPAISLN
- a CDS encoding sugar phosphate nucleotidyltransferase, which codes for MSDLLRKAVIPIAGFGIRMLPLSKAVPKELLPINGLPVVHHVVAEAVASGCEQILFISRPGKRAVENYFREDPALEKILAEKGQLHLLESLIELRSRFELKVIDQEKQNGLGDAIACAKDFVGNDHFAVLLGDAILYSDEHSVLSQMLDVHKQHHASVIAVEEVPMEKVSKYGIVGGLHMDSKLVDVNKLVEKPSPEDSPSNLAVAARYILSPAIFDYLEKTGKGKGGELQISDALHKMAQSHKIMALKFAGKRLDIGNPKDFLEANNYLHATRNRKNAEL